The proteins below come from a single Raphanus sativus cultivar WK10039 unplaced genomic scaffold, ASM80110v3 Scaffold1582, whole genome shotgun sequence genomic window:
- the LOC108806326 gene encoding syntaxin-32 isoform X1, with translation MQARHVQSSYRDRTDEFSGIVESRRRSIAPTAANNAPYGSGGRREDPRSAAANQSEFSKRASLIGLAIHQTSQKLSKLAQLAKRSSVFDDPTREIQELTVVIKQEISGLNGALLDLQAVRNNNSHDNDERSISRDTTSHSATVVDDLKNRLMDTTKEFKDVLTLRTENMKIQEDRMKKFSKISSKESANPFVRQRPLASKPSPSQPAPLPWANGSSSSSSQLVPSRQGEAESSPLLQQSQQQQQQQQQMVPLQDTYMQNRAEALHNVESTIHELSNIFTQLATMVSQQGEIAIRIDQNMEDTLANVEGAQSQLTRYLNSISSNRWLMIKIFFVLIAFLMVFLFFVA, from the exons ATGCAAGCAAGGCATGTGCAATCCTCGTATCGAGATCGGACGGACGAGTTCTCCGGTATCGTTGAAAGTCGTCGGAGATCGATTGCTCCAACGGCGGCGAATAATGCGCCGTACGGTAGTGGGGGAAGAAGAGAGGATCCGAGATCTGCGGCGGCGAATCAATCGGAGTTCAGTAAGAGAGCTTCTCTGATCGGTTTAGCTATCCACCAGACGTCCCAGAAGCTATCCAAGCTCGCTCAAC TGGCGAAGAGGTCGTCAGTGTTTGATGATCCAACGCGGGAGATACAAGAGCTGACGGTTGTGATCAAACAAGAGATCTCTGGTCTAAACGGCGCTTTACTCGACCTTCAAGCTGTACGCAACAACAACTCCCATGATAACGATGAAAGGAGCATCTCTAGAGACACCACTAGTCACTCTGCAACTGTTGTTGACGATCTCAAGAATCGCTTGATGGACACTACCAAGGAGTTTAAGGATGTTCTTACTTTGAGAACTGAG AACATGAAGATCCAAGAAGATCGAATGAAAAAATTCTCGAAAATCTCTTCGAAAGAATCAGCAAATCCGTTTGTTCGGCAGCGCCCTTTGGCTTCTAAGCCTTCACCTAGTCAACCTGCTCCTCTTCCATGGGCAaatggttcttcttcttcttcgtctcagTTAGTCCCAAG TAGGCAGGGAGAGGCCGAATCCTCACCACTATTGCAACAGAGTcaacaacaacagcagcagcagcagcagatgGTCCCGTTGCAAGACACATATATGCAAAACCGAGCAGAAGCTCTACACAATGTAGAGTCAACAATCCATGAGCTAAGCAATATCTTCACACAACTAGCAACCATGGTGTCTCAGCAAGGGGAGATCGCTATCAG GATCGATCAGAACATGGAAGATACGTTGGCGAATGTGGAAGGCGCACAGAGCCAACTGACTAGGTATCTCAACAGTATATCGTCTAACCGGTGGCTCATGATTAAGATTTTCTTCGTACTGATTGCTTTTCTCATGGTTTTCCTCTTCTTCGTTGCGTGA
- the LOC108806326 gene encoding syntaxin-32 isoform X2: MQARHVQSSYRDRTDEFSGIVESRRRSIAPTAANNAPYGSGGRREDPRSAAANQSEFSKRASLIGLAIHQTSQKLSKLAQLAKRSSVFDDPTREIQELTVVIKQEISGLNGALLDLQAVRNNNSHDNDERSISRDTTSHSATVVDDLKNRLMDTTKEFKDVLTLRTENMKIQEDRMKKFSKISSKESANPFVRQRPLASKPSPSQPAPLPWANGSSSSSSQLVPRQGEAESSPLLQQSQQQQQQQQQMVPLQDTYMQNRAEALHNVESTIHELSNIFTQLATMVSQQGEIAIRIDQNMEDTLANVEGAQSQLTRYLNSISSNRWLMIKIFFVLIAFLMVFLFFVA, translated from the exons ATGCAAGCAAGGCATGTGCAATCCTCGTATCGAGATCGGACGGACGAGTTCTCCGGTATCGTTGAAAGTCGTCGGAGATCGATTGCTCCAACGGCGGCGAATAATGCGCCGTACGGTAGTGGGGGAAGAAGAGAGGATCCGAGATCTGCGGCGGCGAATCAATCGGAGTTCAGTAAGAGAGCTTCTCTGATCGGTTTAGCTATCCACCAGACGTCCCAGAAGCTATCCAAGCTCGCTCAAC TGGCGAAGAGGTCGTCAGTGTTTGATGATCCAACGCGGGAGATACAAGAGCTGACGGTTGTGATCAAACAAGAGATCTCTGGTCTAAACGGCGCTTTACTCGACCTTCAAGCTGTACGCAACAACAACTCCCATGATAACGATGAAAGGAGCATCTCTAGAGACACCACTAGTCACTCTGCAACTGTTGTTGACGATCTCAAGAATCGCTTGATGGACACTACCAAGGAGTTTAAGGATGTTCTTACTTTGAGAACTGAG AACATGAAGATCCAAGAAGATCGAATGAAAAAATTCTCGAAAATCTCTTCGAAAGAATCAGCAAATCCGTTTGTTCGGCAGCGCCCTTTGGCTTCTAAGCCTTCACCTAGTCAACCTGCTCCTCTTCCATGGGCAaatggttcttcttcttcttcgtctcagTTAGTCCCAAG GCAGGGAGAGGCCGAATCCTCACCACTATTGCAACAGAGTcaacaacaacagcagcagcagcagcagatgGTCCCGTTGCAAGACACATATATGCAAAACCGAGCAGAAGCTCTACACAATGTAGAGTCAACAATCCATGAGCTAAGCAATATCTTCACACAACTAGCAACCATGGTGTCTCAGCAAGGGGAGATCGCTATCAG GATCGATCAGAACATGGAAGATACGTTGGCGAATGTGGAAGGCGCACAGAGCCAACTGACTAGGTATCTCAACAGTATATCGTCTAACCGGTGGCTCATGATTAAGATTTTCTTCGTACTGATTGCTTTTCTCATGGTTTTCCTCTTCTTCGTTGCGTGA